A part of Legionella sainthelensi genomic DNA contains:
- a CDS encoding ZIP family metal transporter, whose translation MTSSITFIILYSLMPAALMLLGGGVASIYQPGNQITSATQHFAAGVVFAAVAKELLPKIGAYHDFVALIVGFSLGIIGMLYLKWLTSRLEDLEQQSKGISWGLLTAVGIDLLVDGLLIGVSFLAGEKGGILIAIALSIEIFFLGLSTTSTLGARQVNVPIRVLATFILAILIPIGAGLGAGLLIHLPQTVTNVILSFGVAALLYLVTEELLIEAHKVRETPSITLCFFVGFLLILLLESLAS comes from the coding sequence ATGACTTCTTCCATTACTTTTATTATTTTATATTCATTAATGCCTGCTGCATTAATGCTTCTTGGTGGTGGGGTTGCTAGTATTTACCAACCAGGTAATCAAATAACTAGTGCCACGCAACATTTTGCCGCTGGAGTTGTTTTTGCTGCGGTAGCAAAAGAACTCCTTCCAAAAATAGGCGCTTATCATGATTTTGTCGCGCTTATTGTTGGCTTTTCATTAGGTATTATCGGCATGTTGTACCTAAAATGGTTGACCAGTAGATTGGAGGATCTCGAACAACAATCGAAAGGCATATCATGGGGGTTATTGACTGCAGTTGGAATTGATTTGTTAGTAGATGGTCTTTTGATAGGAGTCTCTTTTTTAGCAGGTGAAAAGGGAGGAATTCTTATAGCTATAGCCCTCTCTATCGAAATTTTCTTCTTAGGATTATCAACCACATCCACCTTAGGTGCAAGGCAAGTAAATGTACCTATCCGAGTGTTAGCTACTTTTATTTTAGCGATCTTGATTCCAATTGGCGCAGGTCTTGGTGCTGGCCTGTTGATTCATTTACCTCAAACGGTTACTAATGTAATTTTATCTTTTGGTGTTGCAGCATTACTTTATCTCGTTACAGAAGAGCTTTTAATTGAAGCTCATAAAGTTCGTGAGACTCCATCCATTACTTTATGCTTTTTTGTGGGCTTTTTGTTAATTTTATTGTTAGAAAGCTTAGCAAGCTAA
- the scnC gene encoding thiocyanate hydrolase subunit gamma: MHPVKERHEAVEFTILEAAIRELCIEKGLFTADDHRRFVEWYESIGPMGGARVVARAWVDPEFKKRLLKDGVAACLELGIDWLKPTGQGTPSDYTFLLVCENTPKIHHTMVCTLCSCYPRPLLGTSPAWYERMNYRRRMVRWPRQLLAEFGTIIPEDVEVRVHDSNQKTRYMVLPMRPEGTEGWTEEQLQTLVTRDTMIGVSIPKVERLQDSHPGNQK; the protein is encoded by the coding sequence TTGCACCCTGTTAAGGAGCGTCATGAGGCTGTTGAGTTTACTATTTTAGAGGCAGCTATTCGCGAACTTTGTATTGAGAAGGGTTTATTTACAGCCGATGATCATCGACGTTTTGTGGAGTGGTATGAAAGCATTGGCCCGATGGGAGGTGCTCGCGTCGTGGCTCGCGCCTGGGTTGATCCTGAATTTAAAAAAAGACTACTTAAGGATGGCGTTGCAGCGTGTCTTGAATTAGGTATCGATTGGCTAAAACCCACCGGACAAGGGACGCCAAGTGACTATACTTTTTTACTTGTTTGCGAGAACACGCCCAAAATTCATCATACTATGGTTTGTACTCTGTGTTCTTGCTACCCAAGACCACTGCTAGGTACATCACCCGCATGGTATGAACGCATGAATTATCGCCGAAGGATGGTCCGCTGGCCACGCCAACTTCTTGCTGAATTTGGGACAATCATACCAGAGGATGTTGAAGTAAGAGTTCATGACTCGAATCAAAAAACTCGTTACATGGTTTTACCCATGCGACCTGAAGGTACTGAGGGCTGGACCGAAGAACAACTTCAAACCTTAGTTACACGCGACACTATGATTGGAGTAAGCATTCCCAAAGTTGAGCGTTTACAAGATAGTCATCCAGGAAATCAAAAATGA
- a CDS encoding zeta toxin family protein, with protein sequence MNHGKQMKGDLHKFKEEQPSNYDNDSQFKISQESYRPGLFVPKIDLKDRIRSKKKVKSDDFSILTHSFQKKSLDLLDQTIIAFPKEFVSNLVCLLPENFIEHEILAQLQAKIKLDKTVEDDQETFGVAFTQVKEKLKKNGVDIAIKERCYDLYKNTLEGVTQLFNDLANDILQQEYPFISSHELNILQKFYTDLSKNEPWKSDNELLKSVCIQRGIALIYNNKAREIIEPEVEKTINALCAKKKLDELEYIIKDNAIAVFSTGGIASGKSTSLKLVAQVLENGPSVPILWNQLVHQNTDRLRSFLLQPQDPKRYSQYTYDEAKMITDRTMKLIAKKGLQSGGYPHFLLDQTQLKPAELKEANERYGKIIVVAVSTDVSVSLERAAQRGEKTRRFEHTEALLYSHQAVPGAMIRSLSQQELIGSDIEVTMFDQTKDKEQALFATINMKNQEIIIYNEQMMQDWIKKQTINPKAKPNEALYTGEEVRSIEEYFSPLIEQNFSLIMSEPNEDIELQIRSY encoded by the coding sequence ATGAACCACGGCAAACAGATGAAAGGTGATTTACATAAATTTAAGGAGGAACAACCCTCGAACTATGACAATGATAGCCAATTTAAAATATCTCAAGAATCATATAGACCAGGTTTATTTGTTCCAAAGATTGATCTAAAGGATAGAATCCGTTCAAAAAAGAAAGTCAAATCAGATGACTTTTCAATATTGACTCACTCCTTTCAAAAAAAATCTCTCGATTTATTAGATCAAACCATCATAGCTTTTCCAAAAGAATTTGTTAGCAATTTAGTATGCTTACTTCCAGAAAATTTTATTGAACATGAGATTCTTGCCCAATTACAGGCAAAGATAAAATTAGATAAAACCGTTGAAGATGACCAAGAAACCTTTGGGGTTGCTTTTACACAAGTAAAAGAAAAACTTAAAAAAAATGGTGTGGACATTGCTATTAAAGAAAGATGTTACGATCTCTATAAAAACACCTTAGAGGGAGTTACTCAATTATTTAATGATTTAGCGAATGACATATTACAACAAGAATACCCTTTTATTTCTTCTCATGAGTTAAATATCCTACAAAAATTTTATACAGACCTTTCAAAAAACGAACCTTGGAAGTCAGATAACGAGTTACTCAAATCAGTATGTATTCAGCGAGGGATAGCATTGATTTATAATAATAAAGCACGAGAAATAATAGAACCTGAGGTGGAAAAAACAATTAATGCACTTTGTGCCAAAAAGAAATTAGATGAACTAGAGTATATTATAAAAGACAACGCTATAGCAGTGTTCTCTACGGGGGGAATAGCCTCTGGAAAAAGTACCTCGCTTAAACTCGTGGCACAGGTTCTTGAAAATGGTCCCTCCGTTCCTATTTTATGGAATCAATTAGTGCATCAAAATACTGATAGACTAAGATCCTTTCTGCTCCAGCCGCAAGATCCAAAGAGATACTCTCAGTATACATATGATGAAGCTAAGATGATTACAGACAGAACAATGAAGCTTATTGCAAAAAAAGGCCTTCAATCAGGTGGGTATCCCCATTTTCTTCTTGATCAAACTCAGTTAAAACCTGCTGAGCTTAAAGAAGCGAATGAACGTTATGGAAAAATAATTGTTGTTGCTGTTTCGACCGATGTATCCGTCTCCCTTGAGCGAGCGGCTCAACGGGGTGAGAAAACACGTCGATTTGAACATACAGAGGCCCTTCTGTATTCTCATCAGGCAGTTCCTGGAGCAATGATAAGATCGTTGAGTCAACAGGAATTGATAGGATCGGATATAGAGGTGACCATGTTCGATCAAACTAAGGATAAGGAACAGGCCTTGTTTGCTACAATTAATATGAAAAATCAAGAGATTATTATTTATAATGAGCAAATGATGCAAGACTGGATAAAAAAACAAACGATTAATCCTAAAGCCAAACCAAATGAAGCACTGTATACTGGTGAGGAGGTTCGTTCAATTGAAGAATATTTCAGCCCATTAATTGAGCAAAATTTTAGTCTTATTATGAGTGAACCAAATGAAGATATAGAATTACAAATTAGATCTTATTAA
- a CDS encoding SH3-like domain-containing protein: MSHISENYTSLLEVIRKLVPVSRQEMDLPFSLTPEAAQAILHVVHDIGGQPDGPLDKSLHETELWEMLTHATSECLAWRGYWVSEERRRQENDLGVTLYCGTPYYARWLLAATKMLLDKGLITPDELMLKLDQIKKREEACK; this comes from the coding sequence ATGTCTCATATATCTGAAAATTACACATCTTTATTGGAAGTGATAAGAAAACTTGTGCCTGTGTCGCGACAGGAGATGGATTTACCCTTTTCATTAACTCCAGAGGCAGCGCAGGCAATATTGCATGTAGTTCATGATATTGGAGGTCAACCCGATGGACCTTTAGATAAGTCGCTCCATGAAACGGAGCTTTGGGAAATGCTTACACATGCAACATCAGAATGCTTAGCCTGGAGAGGATATTGGGTTTCTGAAGAGCGTAGACGACAAGAAAACGATTTAGGAGTTACCCTTTATTGCGGAACACCTTACTATGCTCGCTGGTTATTGGCTGCTACAAAAATGTTACTTGATAAAGGTTTAATAACTCCTGATGAGTTAATGTTGAAACTAGATCAAATCAAGAAACGTGAGGAGGCTTGTAAATGA
- a CDS encoding SH3-like domain-containing protein has product MSTKFKVGDKIRVIDLPSLFHTRTQGYTRGKIGEVVMIRPSWVIPEDEAWGRYEGRREPFYMVRFNMTDLWDDYGGPVIDSLDSELSERWIEHI; this is encoded by the coding sequence ATGAGCACTAAATTTAAAGTGGGCGATAAAATAAGAGTAATCGATTTACCCTCACTATTTCACACACGAACTCAAGGATATACACGCGGAAAAATAGGTGAAGTCGTCATGATAAGACCTTCTTGGGTAATTCCTGAAGATGAAGCGTGGGGCAGATACGAGGGTCGTAGAGAACCATTTTATATGGTCCGTTTTAACATGACGGATTTATGGGATGACTACGGAGGGCCCGTCATCGATTCGCTGGATAGTGAGTTATCTGAACGATGGATAGAGCATATATAG
- a CDS encoding HoxN/HupN/NixA family nickel/cobalt transporter: MAYSFGLRHAVDADHIAAIDNVTRKLMQEGKQPVGVGFFFSLGHSSVVIVATIIIALSTKAFMQSNWAQWHEIGSILCTSFSAIFLLFIALINIIIFFVIYRIFKQIRLGKILTEQDTNEVIDKQGFLVKRFRRFINLISHSWQMFPLGLLFGIGFDTATEVGLLGLSASQAADGVLMLGAYGWAFLNPVRKLYYNLTITLASALVAFLIGGIEALHLISAKSGLKGSFWDFINQQNERFNSIGFYIILFFIISWIVSIFIYKLMNFEALEHRVVDEKQSKIIWK; this comes from the coding sequence ATGGCCTATAGCTTTGGCTTGCGTCATGCAGTAGATGCCGATCATATCGCTGCGATTGATAATGTTACTCGTAAATTAATGCAAGAAGGAAAACAACCGGTTGGCGTAGGTTTCTTTTTCTCTTTGGGTCATTCTTCTGTGGTTATTGTAGCCACTATAATAATCGCATTATCTACTAAAGCATTTATGCAGTCTAATTGGGCTCAGTGGCATGAAATAGGTAGTATACTGTGTACCTCATTCTCAGCGATATTTCTTTTATTTATAGCGTTAATTAACATTATTATTTTTTTTGTTATTTATAGGATTTTCAAACAAATTCGTCTAGGAAAAATATTGACGGAACAGGATACAAATGAAGTTATTGATAAACAAGGATTTCTCGTTAAACGTTTTCGTCGTTTCATAAATCTTATTTCACATAGCTGGCAAATGTTCCCTCTTGGACTTCTCTTTGGAATTGGTTTTGATACGGCGACTGAGGTAGGGCTTCTTGGACTATCAGCATCACAAGCAGCGGATGGGGTTTTAATGCTAGGCGCTTATGGGTGGGCTTTTTTAAATCCAGTGAGAAAGCTTTATTACAATTTAACTATCACGCTCGCATCAGCTCTGGTTGCTTTTTTGATTGGAGGAATAGAAGCATTGCATTTAATTTCCGCAAAATCAGGTCTAAAAGGTTCATTTTGGGATTTCATCAATCAACAAAATGAACGATTTAACAGTATTGGCTTTTATATTATTTTGTTTTTCATCATAAGTTGGATTGTCTCTATTTTTATTTACAAATTGATGAATTTTGAGGCGTTGGAGCACCGGGTTGTTGATGAAAAACAAAGTAAAATAATTTGGAAATAG